TGGCTATGGCTTCTACGGATCGACTACGAAGCTGAGCTTGGAGAAGAGTTCCGGATGCTGGTGGCGGGTTCTGAGCAACTGGCTATCGAAAACCTGGCGGGCGCCCTGCTGGATCAAGTCGGTCAGGGCGCCGAGTTCGTATTGTCTCGTGGCCAGTGTGATCCTGCGCGAAATGGCAGACTTCTCAATGGGCCTGATATTGACCTGATGGCGTTCAGGCGTTTCTCGCAAAAGCAGCAAGGATGGCACCAGAGCCCATCCAAATCCATGAGCCACCGTCATCAATACGGAATCAAGAATGTCGAATGTGGCTGTCGGCGTCGCGTCTATCTTGAGGCGGGACAGATAGGCAGCAACCAGCCGGCCGAAACCGGAATCGCGGTTTGCGCCCACCATCGGCACGCCCGCGGCCAGCTCACCGAGCGACAAATGGCTGAGTAGCGGCGGCGTGATTAGAACGACGGATTCTGTTAGCAGGTTGAACTTCGTCGCACCATCACGCCGCTCGTCATCGTCAAGCACGATGAGTGCCGAGAGTTCCCTGGCATAAAAACGTTCCCACAGTTCGGCATTGCTGCCGCTGGCAACCGTCCAGGAGCGCGAGTTTGCGGCAAGTTGCTCGATGAGATTTGTGGCAAACCACGTACCCAAAGTTTCGATAACGCCGATGCTGAGATGGGCATGCTTTACCCGGCCTTTGGTTCTCAATTCCTGATTTATACCTGTGGCGTCCTGCAGTAGCTGCTGCCCTCGGCTAAAAAGTTGTGTCCCTAGAACCGTTGTCTTGAGGGGGCGAAACGAGCGGTCGAACAGCGTGACGCCCATCCGCTTTTCCATGCGACGGATCAGATGTGAAACGGCAGATTCCGTCAAGCCCAGCCGTCGCGCGGCCTCCGTCATACTGCCGGTCTCGCAGACTGCTATGAAAGCATCCAGATCGGCCAAGTCAAAGTCGCGTGTCGTCTGCATTGAAATCGCATTCCAAAAAATAGGCAATTGCGGCCTGACTATGCAGCTACAATGAATTTTTTTCAAGGTTGACGGTTAGTTTGACCATCAAGCCAAGCCGGAGCTCCACGCCCCCGTGCACCGATCCGCCTCAAACACTCACGTTTTCATAGGCTTACTTTGAAGCGCCGTGGATGCTCACGCTAGTCATCAAGTAGAAATCGCTTAAATAACCTGATTGCAACGTGGCTCATTCTCCTCATGCTATCGCCAATATTGAGAAAAGGAGAATGCCTTGCTTACCGCCAGACCCGCACCCGTGCACGATACGTTGCTCTATTCCGCGCCGTGCCACGATCTCGATCAACTCGATGCCGATATCGCCTTCCTCGGTATCCCCTATGGTGCGGCCTATGACCAGTTCGCGGTTTCGAGCGAACAGTCCAAATTCCCCGATGCACTGCGCCGGGCAACCGACCGCATCGTGCGCGGCCTCGATCATTTCGACTTCGACTTGGGCGGCACATTGCTCGACAACCAGCCGATCAAGATGGTCGATTGCGGCAATGTCGCCGGCCACCCCTCAGACCCGACGGTGCATCAAAAGAATGCCGAACTGGCCGTACGCCAGATCCTGAAGGCAGGAGCGATGCCTATCGTTCTCGGCGGCGATCATTCCACACCGATCCCGATCTTCAAGGCCCTGGCTGAACTGGGCAAGCCGGTCACGCTTATCCAGGTTGATGCGCATCTCGATTGGCGCCAGGAAATCAACGGTGTTACCGAGGGCCTGTCCAGTCCGATCCGCCGGGCATCCGAGATGGATCATATTGGCGAGATCTTCCAG
This portion of the Neorhizobium sp. NCHU2750 genome encodes:
- a CDS encoding LysR family transcriptional regulator translates to MQTTRDFDLADLDAFIAVCETGSMTEAARRLGLTESAVSHLIRRMEKRMGVTLFDRSFRPLKTTVLGTQLFSRGQQLLQDATGINQELRTKGRVKHAHLSIGVIETLGTWFATNLIEQLAANSRSWTVASGSNAELWERFYARELSALIVLDDDERRDGATKFNLLTESVVLITPPLLSHLSLGELAAGVPMVGANRDSGFGRLVAAYLSRLKIDATPTATFDILDSVLMTVAHGFGWALVPSLLLLRETPERHQVNIRPIEKSAISRRITLATRQYELGALTDLIQQGARQVFDSQLLRTRHQHPELFSKLSFVVDP
- a CDS encoding agmatinase — translated: MLTARPAPVHDTLLYSAPCHDLDQLDADIAFLGIPYGAAYDQFAVSSEQSKFPDALRRATDRIVRGLDHFDFDLGGTLLDNQPIKMVDCGNVAGHPSDPTVHQKNAELAVRQILKAGAMPIVLGGDHSTPIPIFKALAELGKPVTLIQVDAHLDWRQEINGVTEGLSSPIRRASEMDHIGEIFQIGLRASGSGRTEEYEAAMAYGANLITAQDVHDVGMKAILDRIPDGGNYYLTVDADGMDPSLMPAVLGPAFGGLLYPQMLTLIKGLVQKGNMIGMDIVEIAPDRDHNRRTLIAAGRFIFNLIGTAVRAGYFNK